Part of the Neisseria brasiliensis genome is shown below.
ATCGATTCAGGTGATTCCGATTGAGTCGCCGCAATTCGTCAGCCGCCTGTTTTTGGCGACTTCGGCCAAGCATGCACTCACGCGCACGCAAAAAGAAGTGGATAAAATTTTGAAGCGGGTGTGTTTGAATTTGGTGGAGGAAGTTTCAGACGGCCTTTAAAGTGGATGATGACCGTCTGAATATATGAAATACTTAAAACCACGAAAAAAAAGGCCGTCTGAAAAGTTTTGAATCATTCAAACTTTTCAGACGGCCTCGTTGTATGGAAACCCTTGATGTTAAATCTTTAAACCAAATCCAGCTTCTTCAATAAAGCCATGCTGGCCGAATCGACCAAGCGGAAGGTTTCGTCAAAATCGCCGGTGTACCACGGGTCGGGCACATGGTCATAACCACTCTCGGGAATCAAATCGGTCAGCTTGAATAATTTTTCAGGATGCTTACCAAAAAGCTTTTCCAAATCACGCAAGTTGTTGTCGTCCATCGCGAGAATGTAATCGTAATGGCCGATGTCGCTGCGTTTGACTTTGCTGCTGGTAAAACCGGTGTTGTCCATGCCTTGTTGCGCCAGCATTTGCCGCGTGCCTTGGTGCATGTTTTCACCGTCGTGCCAGCCGGAAGTGCCGGCGCTGTCGGTGTGAATGCGGTGGCTGACACCGGCTTCTTCAGCGCGGTGGCGCAACACGAATTCACCCATCGGCGAGCGGCAGATGTTGCCGAGACACACGAATAAAATATGGTATGTTTTCATGATTATT
Proteins encoded:
- a CDS encoding low molecular weight protein-tyrosine-phosphatase; its protein translation is MKTYHILFVCLGNICRSPMGEFVLRHRAEEAGVSHRIHTDSAGTSGWHDGENMHQGTRQMLAQQGMDNTGFTSSKVKRSDIGHYDYILAMDDNNLRDLEKLFGKHPEKLFKLTDLIPESGYDHVPDPWYTGDFDETFRLVDSASMALLKKLDLV